The Oreochromis niloticus isolate F11D_XX linkage group LG18, O_niloticus_UMD_NMBU, whole genome shotgun sequence DNA window TGACTCATTGTGTAAATTttgaagctgctgctgtgtgataACAGCTGCGGTGAATAGCTTGAAATAATTTTCAGTGCAATGGAAAATGTTTGGTCTGAGTCTGGGTTACACAGCCATATTGGACTAACCCAAGGCCAGGAGTCCAATTTTTAATTCAGCACATACATCCAGCCTTTATGCATATTGGAAGGCTTGCTTTCCCTGGAAGccgtttttttttctcagcctTCCTCCACCCTCGGTCAGGTTTTTTAAATGAGACCAGGCAGCGTAGCGGTGGTTCTCTGAGGAAATCATTAAGCTGGCGAAGGAAACCAGTTGGGCCTAATCGGCACAGGTGCCAGGTGATGCTCAGAAATTAATACGAGTGCTCAGAATATTTATAAGAGTCCAAGTTGAAAAGAAGGACAAAGAAAAAGTTGAGCTGTAGTGTCCTCACATTACAGGTTTTTCCTGGGTCGAAGTAGCCTTTGTTGGGTGTTATGTACGGTAACAGGCCATGAATCGATGGTATTTGGCTGAAATATTCACAAATTTTTATTACACTATATTGGCAGAAGCATTTACTCAGCCATTCAAATCACTTAATTCAGGTGTgccaatcacttccatggccacaggtgtataaaaacCAGCATCCAGTGTTGGATGAATTAGAGCGGACGCTCCAAGTCAGGCCTTCTCTTCCAACATCAGTGTGCGACCTCACAAATGCACTTTGGTAAAAACGCCAAAAAAATTTCCATAAACACTCCtatggaaagccttcccagaagagttgaagccAGGATGTCGCTCAAGTTCATATGGGTGTAGAGGCAGTGAAACCCCAGTTAACGAACCtactttaaaaagtattttattacATTGGTGGTTATTTTGTTTCGGTTCTGGCACCAAAAAGTTATATCTGCGTTGGCGACGGTGAATAACACGAATATcatctgcctctctctgtcagGGATTTGTTATCAGAGCTTCATGGGAACATGTTTGTGGAGGAGTGTGAGAAGTGTGGCAGGTAtgtgcatgcacacaaacacaaaaagttaCATTTTGTTATATAAAAACAGCTTGTCTTACATTGAATTCACATTTCATTAGGCGCTTGTTTGGCAGTACCAGCAGCAAACCACAAGGCTGCCACATAGTGCGTAAAGCATGCAAATAAGAGGATCTGTTTATGTTTACTGCTTAAGAATGCACGTATCCAAGGAGTCCTGCACCTTACATTTCCTACTGTCACAATGGACTTTCTACCATCTCCCTCCTGGAATTTGCACACAATCTACATGAGTAATGTGTTGATCAAAACATACCGTGGTAGTATTGCTCTTTATGTATTCAGAGGAGTTCCATAAGTACACAGATAGTTGCTCAGAAGGGCCCTGAAGCAGATGCCCCGCAGCAGTAGAAAACGCATGCTGGTTTCCACTTCCAGCAGGTAAAACCAAAAACTGGCAACACTCAAAGACGTAAATGTAAGGAGTGGTTCCCCCTGCACACGTAAAGGATCCTAATGTGAAATAAATCTGGAAAGAGCAGGACTGCAGCAGCTCATTATCTCCAAATGCTCTCAGTAACATTGCAGTGACTTTACTTTGTTCCAGTGACTTTCAAAGTTGTTGGATTACCTCCAGGATTAGGTGGAAAAAAAGGGGCTTGAGAATTAATGCATGTTTAAACAGGTCTGCGAGAGTTTCATGATGTGGTTAAATCCCTGAAATCTTTAGAGGACCTTTTTAGAAAGTCCATCGTTTAGGTCTAAAAGATGTGCGGTTTGAAGTAGCCACTGAGTGTCAGGCTTTGTGTAAAATTAGACCTTGCTTTGATGCCTTGGGAGCAGCTTGGTCTTCTTTCTTGTAATTCATGTAAAGCTGCTGTGGACGCACTGAGAATTAAAAGGAATTCTTGTTGGTTTTCCAGGCAGTACGTCCGAGAAAAGGTGATCGGTGTGATGGGCCTGAAACCGACAGGACGCTACTGCGAGGTGGTACGATCCAGGGGGCTCCGAGCGTGCAGGTGACACATGCGTAGGCTTGTGCATTTTAAAGACTCAAAAAGTGAGTCATTGCTGATTTATTATTTCCTTTGTGTTTCCTTACATACTAAAGAGGGAAGCTGATCAGCACTATACTTGACTGGGAGGATGCTCTTCCTGACAGAGACCTGAACAAAGCAGATGACGCAAGCAGGTGAGAGGTGCAGTAGtttgaactctttttttttttttacattaaattgtAGATGTTCTTTGTTTAACCATCTGCTTTGATAAGGCGGAAACAGACAGCGTATGCTCTTTTCTGTCAGAGTTCCTCTgacatgtctgttttttttatctcaatATAAAAAGCGAAAGCAGTAGTTCAAACGCATCCTGTGAACTGAAAAATGTGGAAACTGTTTGATGATTTGCTTTAGCCTTCTGTGGCCCTGCTATTGCTCCTGACATGCAAAGAAGACCTTATTTGAAAACCTTTTTAGGGATTATATATGCATTGCAGTTCGCTTTGATGTCCCCATTTTCCTCTGGAGTGTGAAAATTTGCATTCTTTCCCTCCGCCACAAAAACCCCTCTTATTGCCCTGTTTGCTACTCAGGAAGATGAATGGGATGTATACATGTGTCACCTTGATGCGCCGTTTGTAATGGATGTATTATTACTAACTAAAGTACAAAGAGGAGATTTGGAGCTCCGACCATTGAACTGTGAATTATGTGTTCGTGGCAGCGGAAAAAGGTGAAAAATTACCGAGCTGTAATCAATGCGAGGTTTAGCAGCAGTTCATGCAGTGGATTTGTCTGGGCGCAGACCCGGGAATCCGTCCGTTGCACCGTTTTGAAGATGAAAACGACCAAATGTGTCTGATCCCAAGCGAGCAGGGGACGGCACAGTGCAGGAGTTCAGCATGTGTTCATTATGTGTGATCAGACTGTATATACTGAAATTTGATTTCtggttttagttgtgtttgttttattttctttgtggtTTAGAACTGGAGCTGCATACACTAAGTATCTGTTTTAGTAtccgttttatttatttgtttgccatttttgcctTTGTGACTGTAACAGCCGAGGCCAGAGGGAGGGACTGTGTGTTTGGACTGCTTCTCACTTATGAACACAATATCTCTTGACAGCCTTGAGGGGATTTCTTCAAAGTTAGAACAAACTGATTAGAATTCATAGTGAATGCTCACTGGAAACCCTCAgtgtggctttaaaaaaaaaaaagacattttttggaCCATAACGCAGAAGCTAATTTGCTATTTATAACAACAAACAGCACAAGTATGCCATAGAATCAAATTGCAAAAGCTGTAGTCTGAAGAGTAACTCACGTGCTGTACCTTGACCAGCTGACATAGAAAGTGCCTTTAAGCTGACCTTGCCATTTATTCAGTTTCAGTCAAGATAAATGAGCTTTAACTGCCATTTTACTGACTGATACAAACGTATATATACACGGGCCAAAGACGTGACATTGAGGTTTTTATCGAGGTGCATAGTTTCtgttcattaattttatgacatGCTGGAGTTTATTCtataaaacctttttttatttgaatacattttcattgcattcaaatatatattcaaatatatatatataagtccaaaaataagataagataagataacctttattagtcccacacgtgggaaatttgttttgtcacagcaggaagtggacagtgcaaaagttatgaagcaaaaattagaataaaataagaataaatacagtacacaactgtacagaatagaataaaataaaatactatatacagtagaataagataaaatagaataaaatatacaataagataaaaatagaatacaaatgctatatacaactgagtaaaaatacaacgatgccagaaaagattattgcacattagtgttattgcacatgtgtggatgtgtgtgtttgatcagttaaagtctttgttgtggagtctgacagcagtggggaggaaagacctgtgaaatctctccgtcccacaccgtgggaaTGTCAGGTGCCTTAGCTGCCTGTTGAATGAACAGACTTGGATGACTAAAAATGCTGTTTAAATGATAataaatttaaagtaaaaaactCTGGAGCGGTTTCCagccatccatcttcttctgcttatccaattcggGGTTGCGGGacagctggagcctatcccagctgcgagccggggtacaccctggacaggttgcaaGGCTGACACGGGGATACAGACAACTATTCACACTCATATTCACACTTATGGCctgtttagaatcaccaattaacctaaccccactaactacatgtctgtggactgtgggaggaatcTGGAGTAGCTGGAGAGAATTGGCCCAGGCACAAGGAGAGCATAAAGTAAAAGTCTGTTTAAATTGAAATTGGTTGCAAAAGTCAGGTGGTGCCACTGCAAGAAATGGCacctaaataaatgaataatgtaATTTAACACTCTAAGATAATCTATTAGATATATAGATTGCATCGATTATGTAAAACAGAAATGATGTCACATCAGGGAACCACATATTACAGTGTCAGGGTATAACAGCTAAATGAGACGAATGATGAAGAACTGGTTTGTGTGTGGTGTCATCCTCTTTAGACGAGCGGACCTGGCTCTGACGCTGGGCACGTCCCTGCAGATCAAACCCAGTGGAGACCTCCCACTCCTCACCAAGCGCAAGGGTGGCAAACTGGTTATTGTCAACCTGCAGTCGACCAAACATGTGAGTGTCATGAATGCAACACCACCACACAAAAACGCATACACGTGTAATTATTTACCTTTGAAGTGTTGAATGATGTGTGTAAATGCTGAAAAAAACACTGATTATTATCAACCGTTATCTCAATGGCTGCAATTTTCTGTGAGTGCAGGACAAGCATGCACACCTGCGTATGCATGGTTATGTGGACGACGTCATGAAACAGCTGATGGAGCTGCTGGGACTGGAAATCCCAAAGTGGGATGGACCAACTGTCTGCGAGAGCTCCACAGCTACCACTGAGACCACCGCTGATGTCAAACCACCGCCTGGTGTTACTGCGAAGGAAAAGGTGGAAAAGAACTTCGTTaaggaggagaggaaaagaggagCTTCACAGCTAACAGACGATGGAAGCGTTAAGGAGGAGACAGTTTCAGTAAAGAGGGAGAGAGCGGACCTCCCGCTGGAGATAAATGAAGAGAAATAGCCTCAGGTGCTCTTTCTGAAAAGCACGCCACAAACCCGTCCACAAACACAACCTCACAGCCAAAGGTGATTTGAGCTGGTTCACGGAGGTCAGAGCTTCTTCTCATCTGGAACAAAGACTTTTCTAGCGCTGTAGTGGGTTTTTTAATCAGAGATTTTTGAGACTCCCCTTCCTGTCATGTTAAGCAGCGATGTGAAACTGATGCAGCTCGAGCCTGAACGAACTCTTGAGTTAGAGAGAGAATGTAAAAGTTCCTCCTGCCATAGCATGGGGCATCTCGGGCAACTCGGTGTTTGGTTTTAGTTGGAGAGCAGGGCTGTTGTAGGTGGGATAATGAGATGAGATCTGGAGCACTTCATGACAAATACAGTTTTAATCAGGTTTGTAAGATAGCTGCACCATATTAAAGCTTTATTCATAGCCATGTGCTCCAGATCTCATCCCTGAAGACCTTGTCTCTAAAGACTCTTTAGTTCAGTAGATAATGAAAAGGAGAAAGCAAGCAAGCATTtagaaaatatgaataacaagTATCTACTTTGAGTTGAGGGAAATTTCAGTTTTGATTCATAGTCATGCTGTATATTTTTAGGAGAATATTTATAACGCAGGATAAAAGCACTGTActctcagtttgtttgtttgtttcatacaGTTTGTATATGTTTtgacaataaacacaaaaaaatctgtGGAACAATCTGTATACTCTGTTGCTTACTGGCTGCAAATGCAAATCAGCATTTGAGAGAACCTGGACTAAGCTGTGTTGAGCTGGGTTAGTGTGTGATTTTACACCTCTGAGGTCAACATTTAAACATGTTCAGATTCTCTCTAATTATGTATTGCTGCTTTATGAATGAATGCTGTTATAAGGTCTATGGCAGAAATGACCTCAGTGACAAAAGGAGAGAAGAacatcagtttttctttttctacccCCACGTAAGTCAAATCGGTGCTGCATCTGGATTGCACTTACCTTCTCTATTTTTAATGAAGCCAGAATATCCATTTTGTGTAATGGGTCACAGGTGTTTGCAAAGGTAGATAATTACTGCAGCAGACGTGTGACTGCTTGGCTGTTTCAGCCCATTAAGGCACTTTGATctgacacacacagaagcaACAAATGTTAAagccaaaaaacacaacagctgcaGACACAATGGCATACACTTAAACTGCCTGAATGTGAACGGATCATTAGACAAACCTCTAATGCCTTTACTGTCTGTACCtccatttaaatgtgttttaattatgTCTACTCGAGAGATGTCCACACGCTATGTTTGAAGTGAACTTTTTCAGTTTACTTGTGATGAGGTGTGTCATATGGGGTTTCATGATATAATGTGTCCACTGTCAGATTACCTTTCAATTTAGGTTCAGGGTAAATCTTGCTAGTACTGACTTGGACCTCCTTTTACCTTCAGAACTGCATGTGGCTAAGATTCAACAAAGTATAGtaaactcactgtcatgtttaaGAGACCGGTGCgacaggcaacatttttccaattttcCATTGTCCAATTTAGTGAGCACATGTAAATTGTATCCCCGATTTCTTGCTCTTAGCTGACAGAAGTGGCACCAGGTgtggttttctgctgctgtagcccatctgcttcaaggttcgatgtgttgtgcattcagagatgctcttctgcagactagcagaagagcatctctgcaaaTAACAAGCAGTTATTTGAGTTTCTGTTGCTTTCCTGCCAGTTCAAAGTGGTctagccattctcctctgacctgtgAAATCAAGAAGACGTTTTTTCCCAAAGAATTGCAACTGAtgagatattttcttttttttcattctctgtGAGCCTTAGAGATGGTTGCCtgagaaaatcccagtagataagcagtttttgaaatactcagaccagcctgtccgCCACTAACACATTCAAAATCGCTTAAGTCACCTTTCTTCCACGTTCTAACAACTTCATGGCCTAACTCTTGAGCGAGAGCcctaactctttttttttaacttaatgtCACGTAGGCTGCCcatattttagattttttgcTGTGAaagtgaaatgtattttttatagttcaaacagcaaaaaatacatttaaaaaagatttttaaccAAAGCAAACGAGAAGCATTCAAAAAGGTCCAGGATTCCACTTAAAAATCAAAACGCTGAAACCTTGAAGGGACTGAATTTAATCACACGTTTTTAATTTGTCAGGAACTTGACTGGTTTGCATAGGAATATTCTGAGAGGCAGTAATACAATCCAGTAAAACTTAAATTTACCCAAATCCACCTTGTAGCCACACCTTGCTTGACAATTTTGTTTCACCCAAGTTGAAGTGATCTAACGTTCAATAAAAACCTGCGTTTCTAAACCAGGAATAACAGATCTTGCTTAGATGAGCTCAGCTAGGTGGAGGCTGATTTATGGATCCCAGCACTTTGTGATCATACCACTTCTCTAAGGTGTGTTAGACTTGACAGAAGGGATACAGGAAGTTATCTTCAAAACAGGAATAAACTTGTGAAGAGTTTCCTTGGTGTTTGGTAGGAAGTGCAAAGTttttttcagcagcagcttcagcagcttttcatcctcTTGATTTCAGCGGCAGGGATGCTGGTCAGACAATCGGAGCCCTGTTGTGACAATAAGTAGCCAGTCAGTGACCGCAACCATATCTGTACCCAGGGCAAAGGCAACAGAACACCACATTAAAAATGTTGATAAAATGAAGTCCGAAGAACACTTTTCCATTGTAATTCAAAATGCTTCATCTAGAAGAGAGCAGGCACACCATCAGGGGTGGCAGCTTCATGCTGTGAGAAAGCATTTCACTGGTAGTTACTGGGAAAGTGCTTTTAAGGAAAGTGAGAGCAACCAATAATGCCAGCAAAAGTCAGAAAACCCTGCTACAGactttcaaaaatatatatatagtcagGGAGTTCATGCTCTCTTGTGCTTGTCACACAAAAGCAGGCGAGCAAATCGTGGAACCAGAGTCTGCAGCTGCTTTAGAGAAGCTCCACGTTCAGTATAACCGAGCTCAGGTGAGTCTCAGAGGAAGAACGGAGAAGCTGTAACCATTGTTACTGAGAATGACATCAAGAAAGACAGAAACCAAATGTGACTGAGATACTGGAACTTCTTTTAAGCCTGAAGTACCGCTGACTTTGAGCAGGATGTGCTTAGACAGGTTTCACTACTGCAAATATGTTATTTCATCAGAGCCTCAACAGTCACGAGTTTATCAGAAGCTTTATCTGTTGACAAAGCCTGATAACGTACCGTCATGCGTCATGTTAGAGAGAATATTTTCTCTCACTATGATGTTCTCAGTTTTCGGGGAAAATAAAGCTTCCTTTTATCCATTTTCAGTCCCAGCTTCCCTCTTTCTGCATCATGACATCCTCTCTGATGAAGAAATTAATCAACTTTTTCATAGTTGGAGGCATTTATCCATGAATTCCCAAAAACATTTATCTTATGCCAAACTGAAAAAGGATGGGGAGTTTTATAAGGCACTAAATTGATGTTTCAGTCCATCAGTggagatttgttttttgttctatGCCTTGATTGAAGTTGCAGTTGGCACCAATTAAAGGCTTGATGACCCTTTTATCCTCACATTGGATTTATTTGATGACATTATTTCATAAACAATTTCTGACACTTGTGTGGGAGACAGAGAAAAAGGGCTTTGTCCAAACCATTTTAGGAAGTCGCTTGTTAATTATAAAATAACTGAGTCACGTCTCTCACTACTGCATCCAGATTCGTTATTACAGCTCCTGAAGGAGAACATTCCCCTGAGAGGAAGgctgttcttgttttttcctGCTTGCGCCGGAACACAGTGTTCCTCGCGTAATATCAAAGATAACTGCAAATTTAATTTACCCTCATGGCCCATAAATCCGCACATTGGTGGGGATAACTATGGTCTTAAAAGTGCTATTACAGATGATGCTTTCGCAGACAGAGAATAAAACCGAAGATTAGATTGCTAAATAATCAGTGCAAACATAATCTCACGCTGTTTGTGAAGACTGCACCACTGCAGTGGGTTTTAcatcaaacaatcaagatgtgattgaagtgcagactttcatctttaattcaaGGAGCTTAACACAAATTTTGAATTGAATGTTCAGGaattacagacatttttatttgcagttctccattttcagaggctcagaaTTAACTAGATAAACTAAGACAATTTTAAACGTAaggattgtttttaatacttagatgaaaaatattttgcagTCAATGACTTTCTGAAATTTAAAATCCATGGAAGTCACCAAATGCTCTgtttcctcccttgagatgctCTGCCAGACTTTCAGTTTGCTTGTTTGTGAGTCTCTTTCTGCCTCTTCAGTAACTGAAAACCTCTCTGTTGGACTGAGATCACGcgactgacttggccattgaGAAATATCCCATTGCTTTGCTTTGAGAAACTCTTTGATTGTTTAGCATTTGTCTGAATGTGAGCAGAGAGAACGGCCCTGTACACagttcatcctgctgcttctatcaTCTATCAGCGGTCTCACCATCAATAAACACCCCCACCATGTTAGACAGATCATATggtatgctttggatcatgagctCTCCTTCTCTCGTTCTACACACTTTTTTCTTCCCATGATTCTTGTACAGTGAAACCAGTAGTTTGCATCCTCGTAAACCCTCTGTATTTACATTCATGAAGGTGTCTCATGATTGGAGGCTTAGATGTTGTGAAATAGTTTTTTAAACCTTGGCGATAACTCTTCCATTGTGCCCTTTAGTTGCCTTCTGTGGTCCTTCAGGCGTTTTGGACAAATTCTTTGTCATGGCTTCACCTGGCCATGAAACTGCTCATCAGCCAATTCTCCAACTGTTTAAGACTCTGAAAATGGAGAGCTCTGTAtgaaaataactgtaatttcTAAACCGTTAATGCAATTTTCTTTGTAAAACGCCTTGAGTTAAAGTTGAAAGGTTAAATATTCATGCTGGATTTAAAATCAGGTGCTTGCGGTGATGTACAGATGTGTCTTTGTCCAACGAACtgtaacaatttaaaaactaactttttttttacagtgagaCTGATCAGAATTTTGTGAAGTCAGTTTCACAAAATATGCACGAGCTAAATAAACAGATGGTGAACTGAcatgaaaaagagagaaacatttAAACCAACCATGCTTGTGGCCTTCTGTTGGCCTGTTAGTCACCATTTCTTTTGAGAATCATTCCTGgataagaataaaatgttctAGTTCAAGGATTTTGAAGGTCATGTAGATATAATGTATTATCAGATAActttattaatttataatttttatgGGTAAAATGAGCTCCACAACTGATACTTAAGAAATGTTTCCACTTAGTGGTGtttcaaaagctttcagtgATGAAATCTCTCCATGATGAGGACCATGATTAGAGGCTGGACAAACATGGTGATAGCTGTGTCATGAGGTTGAAAGCTCTAGAAGGCCGCTGCGTTCACCCTGAGGTTGACTGTGTGAGATATacggtactgtgcaaaagtcttgggcCACCCATGAGAAGTAGGTGCAGCAATTTATTTGAATATGCACAAACATGCATGGAAATGCAGTttataaagcaaaaacagagtttgtacagtccttttggggggttttgtttttggtttttttgggggtttttgccTGTCgcgtttggatctttagccatcagaattgttgtctgaaggccaagaaagacgCCAAGCGGCTTTACTTTACCATTTGGATCATCATGgtcttgccatattggtccatttgattgacctttattataattatgaatttatttgatttgattttcggttgttacagatgggacagacatgcctgggggataggacagggagaaaaaatgaaagaaagagagggagagaaagaaaaatagaggggagaagagatggtgagaaaggggggaagaaaaaaaagaaaaaaagaaaaacaaacaaaacaattggatcacctgtatggagataagaaaaaacagaagagaaaaaaaacaagaaacagcaacataataaatacaacaccatcacaataaactagctaacagtAAATAACggtagatactaaatattacatgttattgtgcagtacgcaagatcgacagcgcgcagtgtgctttgaggtagcagccaagaaaggtgtagcttgtgtctgtgaacacccgtgtgtacacctgtgtgcacacctgtgtggatcagcatgcttgtatttaaaaggtttctccatgtaacaaTCTGCTAaggagtgtggggagccatagcccagtcccccagggcatgaagcaggcatggacgagatccaggccccagacatccagaggccccagaatacgaggacccaaggaggaccaccaggggggcaaccgtgccaccctcctgggaagagctgaggagagcccaaacgagaggtcacccagcagccacggagcagaggtcagagggggttgcagtgacgtgcccttgggctctgccggcagccagctatGCCAGAGAGGACCGGGCCtcaggcccagaggccagaggcctgagggcaccccacccccggaAGGGGCCCAGCCGGGCCACAGGTGCCAGGCGCCGCCAAtcggccaccaggagtgagccagtACATACCTGAGCACCCAGCCCCAGACACCAAGAACAACCAACACACCAACGTCTGAGGGcatctgccactggcagggagtgtggtgaggggagataggcctccatacctcggagagcctgagatgttcccagagaggtggagtctaagacccgacctgacatatagacagaGACGAACAGGCGCACGCAGACACAAACGTGCATTCCCACCCCCATATACACAAACAAATACTCGGCCCTCACCcgacgtggagacagacacaaatagacactgtacacacattcacactccccaaacatactctatatccCAGGTCCGGGTACCCCTGCCACCAGAAGGGCAAACCGTGCCCAGACTCAGGAGATGTAACCCTTCTCTCTGGGGTGGAGGAAAGCAGACCGCCTCTTTATCTGcagtagcagggaggccccgcatcccagaccccaatccgacggccagcacctcctcccagccccccagcCCTGACGGTTAACAGAACAGGGGTgagtttgtacagttctaaCGTTGAACTCCGGGATCTGGGGAAGCCAATCCATAACTGATGGTgctcttttgtgtgtgttttttgaagCTGTTGCAAGTCAGtagctttccagatggtattgcaagATGGATGAAAATCTGATGAggcttttctgcattcataattacattaattttgacaagatctccagTGCcatgtcaggtctttgctggatttctttccctttttgttAAGGAggtgactttcagatactgatCATCTGCTGTAGATGAAGTCTATCTGCcaattcttcttttgtcctcctctTGTCCAATTTCCTCCAATGTTTTAAGGATACACTCCACACCATGGTGCCATGGTCTGCATAGTCCTTTGGGAGTCACCTTGTTGgggcaaaaatattattttatgcccATCAGggcaaagaaatgggaacagctttgaaagaccttcagaaaattTGGAGAATTATtactcaagaccactttaaataATTAAgtctggaagcaaaatataaagaaatggtggctcaagacttttacaTAGTGCTGCACTTGACCTTGAAACTGGAGCGTTCAGCAGGAGCTCAGATTCTTCATCATGATGACGATAAAAAGTGGATGAGCACATTTTCAGGTTAACATCAGCTTTAGTTCTCTGAAAAATTCATGGTGAAATCTGTTTCCCCTGCAACACATATAAATCTATGATTAATATTTGTCCTTACGCTTGCATTTTTTAAGCATAATGGTTCTGCTGAGCTCAAACTGTGTCTCTGTAATTTCAAACAACCACTGAATCCAGCTAGGGAGTCCATTATTTTGTACTTTGCACATTATTCTTTTGACATTATCTAAATCCTAATTTTTTTAAGCATGCTGCTCGCTTCATATCTGATGGTGTTACGATCCTTGTAGCTTTCTTCTGCAGCACGCAAGCTGTGTTAATGTTTGTGTCCACCTGGGAAATAAACTTGTCACTTGTTATAAATCAGTAATCCAAGAAGGCCATATGTGGACACTTACGGATGACACTTCCTCGAGTGGTTTTCATCAGCGGGACTGCGAAATTCCTCTCCGTACAGCACTTGAAGATGAATAGCCGAGCACGCGTGCTTTGTACCCTCTTGTTTCAGATGTTTTTCTGTGAACTGGCTCTGAAATAGAAAGGCCCACCAGGGTCTGAGTGGATGAACTGTAGCTGTTGTGTCCGTTGTTTTGCACTCGATGAGTTGTGAAGTGAGTTCTTCTAAAGGAGCCCATCAAATAACAGAAGACTTCTTTGTGCTTAATAACAGTGCATAGTCTGAGCAATGAAATCCATCCAGACTTTTGGATAGCACTTGTGATTGTT harbors:
- the sirt6 gene encoding NAD-dependent protein deacylase sirtuin-6, encoding MSVNYAAGLTPYANKGVCGLPEHFDSPEELKAKVETLAQLIKESQYLVVHSGAGISTSAGIPDFRGPKGVWTLEEKGESPHFDTTFEDARPSLTHMALLGLQRAGYLKYLISQNVDGLHVRSGFPRDLLSELHGNMFVEECEKCGRQYVREKVIGVMGLKPTGRYCEVVRSRGLRACRGKLISTILDWEDALPDRDLNKADDASRRADLALTLGTSLQIKPSGDLPLLTKRKGGKLVIVNLQSTKHDKHAHLRMHGYVDDVMKQLMELLGLEIPKWDGPTVCESSTATTETTADVKPPPGVTAKEKVEKNFVKEERKRGASQLTDDGSVKEETVSVKRERADLPLEINEEK